A window from Bacteroidota bacterium encodes these proteins:
- a CDS encoding GIY-YIG nuclease family protein: MESERFYVYILQSQKDFSFYVGQCDDLDSRMSKHTDGMSKYTSSKRPLRLVYFEVYSSRSEALKREKEIKKMKSRKYIEQLILSWRNKF, translated from the coding sequence ATGGAATCTGAAAGATTTTATGTTTATATCCTTCAAAGCCAGAAGGATTTTTCATTTTATGTCGGCCAATGCGACGATTTGGATTCCCGTATGTCAAAACATACCGATGGAATGAGCAAATACACTTCATCAAAAAGACCTTTAAGGTTAGTATATTTTGAAGTTTATAGTTCCCGGAGTGAAGCCTTGAAAAGAGAGAAAGAAATAAAGAAAATGAAAAGCAGAAAATATATAGAACAATTAATACTAAGCTGGAGAAATAAATTTTAA
- a CDS encoding 2-isopropylmalate synthase has product MSTEKVYIFDTTLRDGEQVPGCKLNTEEKIELALQLEDLGVDIIEAGFPISSPGDFESVKQIASIIKNATVCGLSRANQKDIETAAAALKPAKRPRIHTGIGTSDYHIKLKFNSTREEILERAIQCVKWAKNFVDDVEFYAEDAGRSDNEYLARVIEAVIKAGATTVNIPDTTGYCLPHQYAEKIAFLKNNVSNIDRAIISCHCHNDLGLASANSIAGAAAGARQIECTINGLGERAGNTSLEEVVMIINQHPELNLYTDIKKQMLNPMSQLVSDTMRMPVQANKAIVGSNAFSHSSGIHQDGFLKNAINYEIISPETVGADSSKIVLTARSGRSALAFRFHKLGFQFNRNDVDKLYSDFLNIADSKKEVRDEDLLMLAKQHQPTAVAV; this is encoded by the coding sequence ATGAGCACTGAAAAGGTATACATTTTCGACACAACACTCCGCGATGGCGAGCAGGTTCCCGGATGTAAATTGAATACTGAAGAAAAAATTGAGCTTGCACTTCAACTGGAAGACCTGGGCGTTGATATTATTGAAGCAGGTTTCCCTATCAGCAGCCCCGGCGATTTTGAAAGTGTAAAGCAGATCGCATCGATCATTAAAAATGCTACGGTTTGTGGTCTCAGCCGCGCCAATCAGAAAGACATTGAAACTGCGGCTGCTGCATTAAAACCAGCAAAACGTCCCCGTATCCATACAGGTATCGGCACTTCCGATTATCATATTAAACTCAAATTCAATTCAACAAGAGAAGAAATTCTTGAAAGAGCTATTCAATGTGTGAAATGGGCTAAAAACTTTGTTGATGATGTTGAGTTTTATGCAGAAGATGCAGGTCGAAGCGATAATGAATATTTAGCAAGAGTAATTGAAGCAGTTATTAAGGCTGGTGCAACTACCGTGAATATTCCGGATACAACCGGTTATTGCTTACCTCATCAATACGCCGAAAAAATTGCTTTCTTAAAAAATAATGTTTCCAATATTGACAGGGCAATTATTAGTTGCCATTGTCATAATGACCTTGGATTGGCTTCTGCTAACTCGATTGCAGGTGCTGCTGCCGGTGCAAGACAAATAGAATGTACGATTAATGGTCTGGGTGAAAGAGCTGGTAATACTTCGCTTGAAGAAGTAGTGATGATCATTAACCAGCACCCGGAACTGAATCTTTATACAGATATTAAAAAACAAATGCTGAATCCAATGAGCCAGTTGGTTTCTGATACCATGCGTATGCCGGTACAGGCCAATAAAGCAATTGTGGGCAGTAATGCATTTTCACATTCATCAGGCATTCACCAGGATGGATTTTTGAAAAATGCGATCAACTATGAGATCATCAGTCCTGAAACAGTTGGCGCCGATTCATCAAAGATCGTACTTACTGCAAGAAGCGGAAGAAGTGCACTGGCTTTCCGTTTTCATAAGCTGGGTTTCCAGTTTAACAGGAATGATGTAGATAAATTGTATTCCGATTTTTTAAATATTGCTGATAGTAAAAAAGAAGTTCGGGACGAAGATTTGCTAATGCTTGCAAAACAACATCAGCCCACAGCGGTTGCTGTTTAA
- the leuD gene encoding 3-isopropylmalate dehydratase small subunit — MSKRINIIKSTAVPLNIENVDTDQIIPARFLKATSREGFGKNLFRDWRYINDDENQPKQDFPLNDKTYSGKILVAGKNFGCGSSREHAAWAIKDAGFDVVVSSFFADIFKNNSLNNFLLPVTVSESFSQKLFEAVEKNPATEVEVNLEKQTITVDGQSESFDINSYKKTCLLNGYDDIDYLLNSKEEIIQYENSLA; from the coding sequence ATGTCCAAAAGAATCAACATAATAAAATCAACAGCAGTTCCGCTTAATATAGAAAACGTGGATACTGATCAGATCATTCCAGCTCGTTTTTTAAAAGCAACAAGCCGTGAAGGTTTTGGAAAAAATTTGTTCCGTGACTGGAGATATATTAACGATGATGAAAATCAGCCGAAACAGGATTTTCCTTTAAATGATAAAACTTACAGTGGTAAAATTTTAGTAGCTGGCAAAAATTTCGGTTGCGGTTCTTCAAGAGAACATGCAGCATGGGCTATTAAAGATGCAGGGTTTGATGTAGTGGTGAGCAGTTTTTTCGCTGATATTTTTAAAAACAATTCGCTCAATAACTTTTTATTACCGGTAACAGTTAGTGAAAGCTTCTCACAAAAATTATTTGAAGCAGTTGAAAAAAATCCAGCTACTGAAGTTGAAGTGAACCTGGAAAAACAAACAATCACTGTTGATGGACAGTCAGAATCATTCGATATAAATAGCTATAAAAAAACCTGCCTGCTGAATGGTTATGATGACATTGACTACTTACTAAACAGCAAAGAAGAAATTATTCAATACGAAAACAGCCTAGCATAA
- a CDS encoding Gfo/Idh/MocA family oxidoreductase, producing MSQSRRNFIKKTAITTAGVYMGASAFSATSYNKIIGANDRVRVGVVGFSDRHRSSHMPCFMNHYKELNFDLVAVSDIWKKRREDGAAVWKEKMGHDVTACRNNEEMYDKKLVDAVFVSTADFQHALHAIEAVKAGCDVYCEKPFAETMEDNRAALKAIKASDRIVQIGSQRRSGANYHAANDFIRSGKFGAITKVELTWDVNQPGRWRRPSVVPLLKEEDTDWKRFLMNRPKDSFDPRKYLEFRLFWPYSSGLPGQWMSHQIDTVHWFTGLQHPRSVVANGGIYMWKDGRKNWDTITAVFDYGPSNDMASGFQVTFESRMHNGDERPAEIYYSNGGELNLNTNMVSPRGGLTKRFADEMGVQPNLLTEQTLSIVEPVSASANTGGDKLTSNHVRNWMECIRSRKQPNGPVEAGYSHSIATIMTNAAVHTGAKVTFDEKTQEIMANGKVFKY from the coding sequence ATGTCGCAGTCACGCAGAAATTTTATAAAGAAAACAGCCATCACCACGGCCGGTGTTTATATGGGAGCTTCAGCTTTCAGCGCTACGAGTTATAATAAAATTATCGGTGCTAATGACCGCGTTAGAGTCGGTGTGGTTGGGTTTTCGGATCGGCACAGGAGTTCACATATGCCCTGTTTTATGAATCATTATAAAGAATTGAATTTTGATCTTGTAGCCGTATCGGATATCTGGAAAAAAAGAAGAGAAGACGGTGCTGCTGTCTGGAAAGAAAAAATGGGACATGATGTTACTGCCTGCCGTAACAATGAAGAAATGTACGATAAGAAATTAGTGGACGCTGTATTCGTCAGCACAGCAGATTTTCAGCATGCGCTGCATGCAATAGAAGCGGTAAAAGCAGGTTGTGATGTTTATTGTGAGAAACCTTTCGCCGAAACAATGGAAGATAACCGTGCAGCATTAAAAGCAATTAAAGCATCAGACAGAATTGTACAAATAGGTTCACAAAGAAGAAGCGGGGCGAATTACCATGCAGCCAATGATTTTATACGATCAGGAAAATTTGGTGCTATCACCAAGGTTGAATTAACATGGGATGTCAATCAACCCGGCCGCTGGCGCAGACCATCGGTAGTTCCGTTGTTAAAAGAAGAAGACACTGACTGGAAACGTTTTTTAATGAACAGGCCCAAGGATTCATTTGATCCAAGGAAATATTTGGAGTTCCGTTTGTTCTGGCCTTATTCATCAGGCTTGCCCGGTCAGTGGATGAGTCACCAGATAGATACGGTGCATTGGTTTACCGGTTTACAGCATCCACGCAGTGTGGTTGCTAACGGAGGTATTTATATGTGGAAAGACGGAAGAAAGAATTGGGATACTATCACAGCGGTTTTTGATTATGGCCCTTCGAATGATATGGCATCAGGTTTCCAGGTTACGTTTGAGTCCCGTATGCACAACGGCGATGAAAGACCTGCGGAAATATATTACTCCAATGGAGGTGAATTAAATTTGAATACCAATATGGTTTCTCCAAGAGGCGGGTTAACAAAAAGGTTTGCTGATGAGATGGGTGTACAACCAAATTTATTGACCGAACAAACTTTATCAATAGTGGAACCGGTAAGTGCATCCGCTAATACAGGCGGAGATAAACTTACATCCAACCATGTTCGTAACTGGATGGAATGTATACGCAGCCGCAAACAACCCAATGGACCGGTAGAAGCAGGGTATAGCCATTCAATTGCTACCATCATGACCAATGCCGCCGTTCATACTGGCGCCAAAGTAACTTTTGATGAGAAAACACAGGAAATAATGGCAAATGGAAAAGTTTTTAAGTATTAA
- the leuC gene encoding 3-isopropylmalate dehydratase large subunit: MSKTLFDKIWEKHIVKKIDDGPSVLYIDRHFIHEVTSPQAFTGLNNRGIKVFRPKQTIATADHNVPTLNQHLPIKEELSRKQVDALIKNCAEHGVELYGLGHPFQGIVHVIGPELGITQPGMTIVCGDSHTSTHGAFGAIAFGIGTSEVEMVLTTQCLLQTKPKLMRINVDGELNKGVVSKDIVLYILSKISASGATGYAVEFAGSAIRCLSMEARMTICNMSIEMGARCGLIAPDETTFNYIKGRKFAPQGEAWDKAVANWKQLFSDGDAQFDNEIFLNAEDIEPMITYGTNPGMGISVNDNIPTTETVNDTDKSGLAKSLAYMGLKAGAAIKGQKVDYVFIGSCTNSRIEDLRMVASFVKGKKKADDVEVWIVPGSKQVEKQAIEEGIDKVFAEAGFILRQPGCSACLGMNEDKIPAGKYCISTSNRNFEGRQGQGARTLLASPLTAAAAAITGKVCDVRELLVNEMVEELN, encoded by the coding sequence ATGAGTAAAACACTTTTTGATAAGATCTGGGAAAAACATATTGTCAAAAAAATTGACGACGGTCCTTCTGTTTTATACATTGACAGGCATTTTATTCATGAAGTAACAAGTCCGCAGGCTTTTACAGGTTTGAACAATCGTGGCATCAAAGTTTTTCGTCCGAAACAAACTATTGCAACGGCTGATCATAACGTTCCTACACTTAATCAGCATCTACCAATAAAAGAAGAGCTAAGCAGAAAACAGGTTGATGCATTAATAAAAAATTGCGCAGAACATGGAGTTGAATTGTATGGCCTTGGACATCCGTTCCAGGGCATTGTTCATGTAATAGGGCCTGAACTCGGCATTACTCAACCTGGAATGACGATTGTATGCGGCGATAGTCACACTTCAACACATGGAGCATTCGGCGCTATTGCATTTGGCATTGGTACCAGTGAAGTAGAAATGGTTTTGACAACACAATGCTTGCTACAAACCAAACCTAAGCTGATGCGCATAAATGTAGATGGCGAATTAAATAAAGGTGTGGTAAGCAAAGACATTGTTCTTTATATACTTTCAAAAATCTCAGCAAGCGGAGCTACGGGTTATGCTGTTGAGTTTGCCGGTTCTGCTATTAGATGTTTATCCATGGAAGCAAGAATGACCATTTGCAATATGAGTATTGAAATGGGTGCAAGATGTGGTTTGATCGCACCGGATGAAACAACATTCAATTATATCAAAGGCAGAAAATTTGCCCCGCAGGGTGAAGCTTGGGATAAGGCAGTAGCAAACTGGAAACAATTATTCAGTGATGGAGATGCACAATTTGATAACGAGATTTTCCTGAACGCAGAAGATATAGAACCAATGATAACCTACGGCACCAATCCCGGAATGGGTATTAGTGTAAATGATAATATTCCAACTACTGAAACAGTTAATGATACTGATAAAAGTGGTTTGGCAAAATCATTGGCCTACATGGGGCTAAAAGCCGGCGCAGCCATTAAAGGACAGAAAGTAGATTATGTGTTTATCGGCAGTTGCACCAATTCAAGAATTGAAGATCTAAGAATGGTTGCATCGTTTGTAAAAGGGAAAAAGAAAGCAGATGATGTGGAAGTTTGGATAGTACCGGGTAGTAAACAGGTAGAAAAGCAAGCAATTGAAGAAGGAATTGATAAAGTATTTGCAGAAGCTGGTTTCATATTACGTCAACCGGGATGCAGTGCATGCCTCGGCATGAATGAAGATAAAATTCCTGCTGGTAAGTATTGCATTTCTACATCAAACAGAAATTTTGAAGGCAGACAGGGACAGGGGGCAAGAACATTACTGGCAAGTCCGCTTACTGCAGCCGCAGCAGCTATCACCGGAAAAGTTTGTGATGTAAGAGAATTGCTCGTAAACGAAATGGTTGAAGAATTAAACTAA